In Gossypium arboreum isolate Shixiya-1 chromosome 5, ASM2569848v2, whole genome shotgun sequence, a single genomic region encodes these proteins:
- the LOC128292736 gene encoding uncharacterized protein LOC128292736 codes for MYIATTEEDTPEDHSWKLNFDRASNAVGNGVGAVLISPNGDHYPFTCKLDFDYTNNMAEYEACIMGIRVAIDRKIKVLEVYGDSALFDDINFFYLPRDENQMADALATLASMIRINEQEDMKPIQMSICESPAHCYNIDEEEGRDGHPWYHDILKYVKNREYPEQATENDKRTLIRLTNDYVLDGEILYKRRKDQVLLRCIDAVEAKKILEEVHEGVCGMHANGFTMARQIMRFGYYWTTMEGDCIR; via the exons ATGTATATAGCGACTACTGAAGAAGACACGCCCGAAGATCATTCTTGGAAACTGAATTTTGATAGAGCATCAAATGCCGTTGGTAACGGAGTTGGGGCAGTCTTGAtatccccaaacggagatcattatccattcacttgtAAGTTGGATTTTGACTACACAAAtaatatggcagaatatgaagcatgtatcatgggaattcGAGTAGCCATAGACCGCAAAATCAAGGTGCTAGAGGTATATGGAGACTCTGCATTG TTTGATGACATCAACTTCTTTTATCTCCCACGTGATGAAAACCAGATGGCCGATGCCCTGGCTACATTAGCTTCTATGATCAGAATAAATGAACAAGAGGATATGAAGCCAATCCAGATGAGTATTTGTGAGTCTCCAGCTCATTGCTACAATATAGATGAAGAAGAGGGGAGAGATGGTCATCCTTGGTATCATGACATTCTAAAATATGTAAAGAATCGTGAATACCCAGAGCAAGCAACTGAAAATGACAAGAGAACATTGATAAGGCTCACtaatgactatgtcttagatggggagatcttGTATAAAAGGAGGAAGGATCAGGTGTTGTTAAGATGCATTGATGCTGTCGAAGCGAAGAAAATCctagaagaagtccatgagggtgtCTGTGGGAtgcatgctaatggttttacaatggcccgacaaatcatgagattcgggtATTACTGGACCACGATGGAGGGAGATTGCATCCGTTaa